The DNA region TCGTCTTTCTTGCCGGAGCTGTACCGCCAGCTCTCGCCGAAGGCACCCCCTTGGCTCCGCAAACGAAGATCCGCCTGACGGTCGTGCAATGGATACCGTCCAAGGGCCAATTTGAACGATGGGATGGGATCGGCGGCGAATATACGGTTTCGGATGCAGGTATAGTCTCCCTGCCCTTTCTGGGGTCGCTGGCGGTGGGGAATCTGGACAATGAGGGCCTGACCAACGAGATCGGCAAGCGCCTTCAGGCGAAGATGGGTCTGGCCCAGGCACCTGCCGTGACCATCGATATTCTCAACTATCCCTCCATTTACGTCGTCGGAGACGTGATGGCGCCGGGAGAATACAAGTTTCACTCCGGCTTGAGCGTCCTGCAATCGCTCGCCATGAGCGGCGGCCCGTTGCGGGCTGCGGCGCAGCAGCGATCGGATACGATCAAGCTTGCCGGCGATTTGCGGGAAATCGACCACGCGCTGCTGCGTAGCGCCGCAAAGCTTGCGCGGCTGCAAGCGGAGATGACCGGCGCGAAGGAGATCGCTTTCGATCAGCCATCCGCTGCTGACCGGCAATATGCCGAGAGTATCTTCGCGGAAGAGCGGGTCATTTTTCAGGCCCGCGCAAGCGCGCTGGACAAGCAGTCGGTGGCCCTCGTCGAACTGCGCAATCTTTTGACCGCGGAAATCGAGACGCTGGAAGAAAAGCTGAAAGGCTCGGATGACAATATCCAGTCAGTCGAGGAACAGCTGACGAGCGTGAGGACGCTGGTCCAGAAGGGCCTGACGATCACCTCACGCCAGATGGATCTGGAACGATTGCTGACTACCTATCGCTCAGACCGGCTCGACCTCGTCACCGCCATCATGCGGGGTCGCCAGGCGATCAATGAGACGAAGCGCAATCTCGAGGGACTTTCCGACAATCGCCGCAGCGAGAACGCTTCCGAGGTGCAGGCGGAGAAGGCCAATCTCGATCAGCTCAAACTGAAGCGCGACACCACGCAACAGCTTCTTCTCGAAGAAGTATCGAACGGTGCGAGCGCGATGGACCGCAGCGACGAACTTCCGCTGACGTTCATCATCAGCCGGCGGGACAAGGGTGAGGTCAATCAGTTCCCGGCCTCCGAAACGACGGAACTGGCGCCGGGCGACGTGGTCAGGGTCACCCGGGCCCGCTCCGCCGATGCGCCATCCGAAGACGACGCTGCGCTGTCTGTCGAGACAGAGGCGCATGTCAGTCAGGCAAGCCGGTGAACAGCGAAAGTCATCTGCTGCAATCGAGCCTACGGCGGGCGATTGAACGCAAGCCCGGGGTAAACCGCTGGGGCTTTCGATGACATTGAGGATGATCCCACCCAGCAGCCCGACCTACACCCAGATCCTCAAATCGACGATGCTGATGGGTGGCTCTTCACTCGTCAACGTGGCACTCGGCATTATCAGAAACAAAGCCATGGCCGTCCTGCTCGGGCCGGAAGGCGTGGGACTCATGGGCCTGTACGGGTCGATCCTCGATATCGCCCAGGCGATTGCCGGGCTCGGCGTGGGCAGCAGCGGCGTGCGCCAGATTGCCGAAGCTGCGGGGAGCAACGACGCTGAAACTGTTGCACGATCGGCGACGGTGCTGAGACGCATATCGATGGTGCTCGGCCTGCTTGGTGCGTTTCTCCTCGCCGCCCTGGCATTCCCGGTCTCGAATTTCACCTTCGGCGACTACCAGCATGCCGGCGGCATCGCATTGCTGTCGCTGGCAATCTTTTTTCGGCTGGTCTCTGCGGGGCAGACTGCATTGATCCAGGGTCTGCGGGGCATTGCAGATCTTGCCCGTATCAACGTGCTTGCCGGGCTTTTCGGCACGGCCGTCAGCATCCCGCTGATCTATCTGTTCGGCCTGCAGGCGATCGCTCCGTCTCTCGTGGTGATTGCGGCGGCTTCAATCCTTCCGACCTGGTGGTACAGCCGGCGGATCTGTCCGCATCCCTCGCCAATGCCCACGCGCGAGTTCGGTCGGGAATTATCGGCCCTGCTCAGGCTCGGCTTCGTCTTCATGGCAAGCGGGCTTTTGACCTTCGGCGCGGCTTATGCCGTCCGCCTTATCGTGTTGAAAGAGGGCGGCGTCATAGGGGCTGGATTGTACCAGGCGGCCTGGGGCCTTGGCGGTCTCTATGCCGGCTTTATCTTGCAAGCGATGGGAACGGATTTTTATCCGCGCCTGACCGCGGCCGCCGACAACGATGCCGAATGCAATCGGCTGGTCAATGAGCAGGCGGAAATCAGCATGCTGCTCGCTGGTCCCGGCCTGATCGGCACGCTGACGCTCGCGCCGCT from Rhizobium binae includes:
- a CDS encoding polysaccharide biosynthesis/export family protein → MNPSHRPPRVFFRATSVISALVFLAGAVPPALAEGTPLAPQTKIRLTVVQWIPSKGQFERWDGIGGEYTVSDAGIVSLPFLGSLAVGNLDNEGLTNEIGKRLQAKMGLAQAPAVTIDILNYPSIYVVGDVMAPGEYKFHSGLSVLQSLAMSGGPLRAAAQQRSDTIKLAGDLREIDHALLRSAAKLARLQAEMTGAKEIAFDQPSAADRQYAESIFAEERVIFQARASALDKQSVALVELRNLLTAEIETLEEKLKGSDDNIQSVEEQLTSVRTLVQKGLTITSRQMDLERLLTTYRSDRLDLVTAIMRGRQAINETKRNLEGLSDNRRSENASEVQAEKANLDQLKLKRDTTQQLLLEEVSNGASAMDRSDELPLTFIISRRDKGEVNQFPASETTELAPGDVVRVTRARSADAPSEDDAALSVETEAHVSQASR
- a CDS encoding O-antigen translocase, with the translated sequence MTLRMIPPSSPTYTQILKSTMLMGGSSLVNVALGIIRNKAMAVLLGPEGVGLMGLYGSILDIAQAIAGLGVGSSGVRQIAEAAGSNDAETVARSATVLRRISMVLGLLGAFLLAALAFPVSNFTFGDYQHAGGIALLSLAIFFRLVSAGQTALIQGLRGIADLARINVLAGLFGTAVSIPLIYLFGLQAIAPSLVVIAAASILPTWWYSRRICPHPSPMPTREFGRELSALLRLGFVFMASGLLTFGAAYAVRLIVLKEGGVIGAGLYQAAWGLGGLYAGFILQAMGTDFYPRLTAAADNDAECNRLVNEQAEISMLLAGPGLIGTLTLAPLMMSLFYSSEFHGAVDLLRWICLGMMLRIISWPMGFIVVAKRTQAIFFWTEVAAAVMHVGLAWLLVSLLGTQGAGMAFFGLYVWHSILIYVIVRKLTGFRWSAANRRHALIFLPASALVFLMFSILPLWPATLIGFLAVAVCGLYSLRMLVDLLPPESVPAAIRGWITKSA